A genomic stretch from Schaalia odontolytica includes:
- the era gene encoding GTPase Era → MRFPSDDELMAGPNAFGDARIEVASDAADPEADARAQIDAGLGEDSEDEAGAELGDDEDLEDDEDFDGEAFEGLEDEEDADLDAFEALTSVAALRQDAAATIEIPDFPEDFRAGFISIVGRPNVGKSTLTNALVGRKIAITSGRPETTRHNIRGIVHGEGYQLVLVDTPGYHRPRTLLGKRLNDMVREALSEVDVVLFCLPADQRIGPGDQFIARELRGIKRPIIAVATKCDAVPRERVMKHLLSIEKLGEWAAIVPVSSVEGKGIDHLREVLADTVPLSPPLYPEGDVTDESRDTLIAEFIREAALEGVRDELPHSLAVQVEEIIERPRREGDDRPPMLDIHVNVYVERDSQKAIIIGRKGSRLKQIGTQARAHIEELLGRRVYLDLHVRTAKDWQSDPKMLGRLGF, encoded by the coding sequence ATGCGATTCCCCTCCGACGACGAACTCATGGCCGGCCCCAACGCCTTCGGGGACGCGCGCATCGAGGTGGCGAGCGACGCCGCGGACCCGGAAGCCGACGCTCGAGCGCAGATCGACGCCGGCCTCGGTGAGGATTCCGAGGACGAGGCCGGGGCTGAGCTCGGCGACGACGAAGACCTCGAGGATGACGAAGACTTCGACGGTGAGGCCTTTGAAGGCCTGGAGGACGAGGAGGACGCCGACCTGGATGCGTTCGAGGCGCTCACCTCGGTTGCTGCCCTGCGCCAGGATGCGGCGGCGACCATCGAGATCCCGGACTTTCCCGAGGACTTCCGCGCCGGCTTCATCTCCATCGTGGGCCGCCCCAACGTCGGCAAGTCGACGCTGACGAACGCCCTGGTGGGACGCAAGATAGCGATCACGTCGGGTCGCCCCGAGACGACGCGCCACAATATCCGCGGCATCGTGCACGGCGAGGGATACCAGCTGGTCCTTGTCGACACCCCCGGATACCACCGCCCCCGCACACTGCTGGGCAAGCGGCTTAACGACATGGTGCGCGAGGCTCTCTCGGAGGTCGACGTCGTGCTCTTCTGCCTGCCCGCCGACCAGCGCATCGGCCCCGGCGACCAGTTCATCGCCCGCGAGCTGCGCGGCATCAAGCGCCCGATCATCGCGGTTGCGACCAAGTGCGACGCCGTGCCGCGTGAGCGCGTTATGAAGCATCTGCTCTCGATCGAGAAGCTGGGGGAGTGGGCCGCCATCGTGCCGGTGTCCTCCGTGGAGGGCAAGGGCATTGACCACCTGCGCGAGGTGCTTGCCGACACGGTGCCGCTCTCGCCCCCGCTGTACCCCGAGGGTGACGTCACCGACGAGTCCCGCGACACCCTCATCGCCGAGTTTATCCGTGAGGCCGCGCTGGAGGGTGTGCGCGACGAGCTGCCCCACTCCCTGGCCGTCCAGGTCGAGGAGATCATCGAGAGGCCTCGCCGCGAAGGCGACGACCGCCCGCCCATGCTTGACATCCACGTGAACGTGTACGTCGAGCGCGACTCGCAGAAGGCCATCATCATCGGCCGCAAGGGTTCGCGCCTCAAGCAGATCGGCACCCAGGCCCGCGCCCACATCGAGGAGCTGCTGGGCCGCCGCGTCTACCTCGACCTGCACGTGCGCACCGCCAAGGACTGGCAGTCCGACCCCAAGATGCTGGGGCGATTGGGCTTCTGA
- a CDS encoding hemolysin family protein has translation MILPLQASPASPIVDVPSVALLILAVVALAFASFAQSVEQAVQRLTLAGVEDLIEEERRNARVLYGLVDRRRRTLLSLRAFRTFWQVIYAVMGTIVLVDTRLPWWAVALIAVSVIGAFQLLFVSFLPAQWGARNPEGVALAGTGFSARLASLSHLADPLLTRVRSSRPTPAPTEAQVRAELISDLREIVDEVGEPESFEEEDRDMVRSVLDLGHTLVREVMVPRTDMVTIDADTSAPSALHLFVRSGFSRVPVVGDDVDDIRGILYFKDLVSRWEATGGALDMRAEQMMRPAEYAVEMKPADDMLRQMQAERFHMAIVIDEYGGVAGLVTLEDILEEVVGELTDEHDRHSIEPEEIEPGTWRVPARYPISELGELLDREIEDEDVDSVGGLLAKAIGRVPLPGATGTLAGVSMTAEEARGRRRQVSTILCRLDPDSPLITNTIPADDKDN, from the coding sequence ATGATCCTTCCCCTCCAGGCATCCCCGGCCTCGCCGATCGTGGACGTGCCCTCCGTGGCCCTCCTGATCCTCGCGGTCGTTGCCCTGGCCTTCGCGTCCTTCGCACAGAGCGTCGAGCAGGCTGTGCAGCGCCTGACCCTGGCCGGCGTCGAGGACCTCATCGAGGAAGAGCGCCGCAACGCGCGGGTCCTCTACGGCCTCGTCGACCGCCGTCGGCGCACCCTGCTGTCGCTGCGCGCCTTCCGTACCTTCTGGCAGGTCATCTACGCGGTCATGGGCACGATTGTCCTGGTTGACACGCGCCTGCCGTGGTGGGCCGTCGCCCTCATCGCCGTCAGCGTGATCGGGGCATTCCAGCTGCTGTTCGTGTCCTTCCTGCCCGCCCAGTGGGGCGCGCGTAACCCCGAGGGCGTCGCCCTGGCGGGAACAGGCTTCTCAGCCCGCCTCGCCAGCCTCAGTCACCTCGCGGACCCGCTGCTCACCCGCGTGCGCTCCTCGCGCCCCACGCCCGCCCCCACCGAGGCGCAGGTGCGCGCCGAGCTGATCTCTGACCTGCGTGAAATCGTCGACGAGGTCGGCGAGCCCGAAAGCTTCGAGGAAGAGGACCGCGACATGGTCCGGTCCGTCCTGGACCTTGGGCACACGCTCGTGCGAGAAGTGATGGTGCCGCGCACCGACATGGTGACCATCGACGCCGACACCTCCGCCCCCTCCGCGCTGCACCTCTTCGTGCGCTCCGGTTTTTCGCGCGTGCCCGTCGTCGGCGACGACGTGGACGACATTCGCGGCATCCTGTACTTCAAGGACCTCGTCTCGCGCTGGGAAGCCACGGGTGGAGCGCTCGACATGCGTGCCGAGCAGATGATGCGCCCCGCCGAGTACGCGGTCGAAATGAAGCCCGCCGACGACATGCTCCGCCAGATGCAGGCCGAGCGTTTCCACATGGCCATCGTCATCGACGAGTACGGCGGCGTCGCGGGCCTGGTGACCCTCGAGGACATTCTCGAGGAGGTCGTCGGCGAGCTGACCGACGAGCACGACCGCCACTCCATCGAGCCCGAGGAGATCGAACCCGGCACCTGGCGCGTTCCCGCGCGCTACCCGATCTCCGAGCTGGGCGAGCTCCTGGACCGCGAGATCGAGGACGAGGACGTCGACTCGGTCGGCGGCCTGCTCGCCAAGGCCATCGGGCGGGTCCCGCTGCCCGGCGCGACCGGCACCCTCGCCGGCGTGTCGATGACCGCGGAAGAGGCGCGCGGGCGCCGCCGCCAAGTCTCCACCATCCTGTGCCGCCTCGACCCTGATTCTCCGCTCATCACCAACACCATCCCCGCCGACGATAAGGACAACTGA
- the ybeY gene encoding rRNA maturation RNase YbeY: MTEVINETDYEINEAEFSALADYVLDQMHVSSDAEVNIIFIEPEPMEDLHVRWLDLPGPTDVMSFPMDELRPGTAEHPTPPGMLGDICICPQVAARQAAESGHSAAEEMLLLATHGMLHLLGYDHAQDAEREVMFALQRKLLLTFLATR, translated from the coding sequence ATGACCGAGGTCATCAACGAGACCGACTACGAGATCAACGAAGCCGAGTTTTCCGCCCTGGCCGACTACGTGCTCGACCAGATGCACGTTAGCTCCGACGCGGAAGTCAACATCATTTTCATCGAGCCCGAGCCGATGGAAGACCTGCACGTGCGCTGGCTGGACCTGCCCGGTCCCACCGACGTCATGAGCTTCCCCATGGACGAGCTGCGCCCCGGCACAGCGGAGCACCCCACGCCCCCCGGCATGCTCGGAGACATCTGCATCTGCCCGCAGGTCGCCGCCCGCCAGGCCGCAGAATCCGGCCACAGCGCCGCCGAGGAGATGCTGCTCCTGGCCACGCACGGCATGCTCCACCTCCTGGGTTACGACCACGCCCAGGACGCCGAGCGCGAGGTCATGTTCGCGCTCCAACGCAAGCTCCTGCTGACCTTCCTGGCCACTCGATGA